From a single Brassica napus cultivar Da-Ae chromosome C9, Da-Ae, whole genome shotgun sequence genomic region:
- the LOC125592664 gene encoding uncharacterized protein LOC125592664 has protein sequence MVRFEKEDEYLEALTGGPWRAFGSYLMVRAWSPEFDPLRDDIVTTPVWIRLTNIPVNFYHRSIFIGIAKGLGRPIRVDQTTLNFERARFARICVEVNLAKPLKGTVLINGERYFVAYEGLSEICSKCGIYGHLVHGCPKTIAERVAALPIQKERSVSVELASKQGLPEQEEGFIKARGSRRGAPPLLRPVTAMTRESHEEVDRNGRGTKHIKETENLVLSNKYGSLGTDTNTGEPSEEVISGEGDKENQEVNIQNAKGKGTLQEKKSLVFGSNGSINLNGGNKERGNENKKIMEGVRGRPKKSTNRPVRGLVFGPTKGETNLSTSGKRLRMENRDAGRPGEVFRDSVEVRVMPKLLQLRDEGLENPMEIIRSETEKKMVEEPTTVQVEEVVGSLA, from the coding sequence ATGGTCCGTTTTGAGAAGGAGGATGAATATCTGGAGGCGTTAACAGGAGGACCATGGAGGGCTTTCGGAAGTTACCTCATGGTGAGAGCCTGGTCACCGGAGTTCGATCCGCTAAGAGATGATATCGTTACAACACCGGTCTGGATCAGATTAACAAATATCCCAGTGAACTTTTATCACCGATCGATCTTTATTGGAATTGCTAAGGGGTTGGGCAGGCCGATCCGTGTGGATCAAACTACATTGAACTTCGAAAGGGCTCGTTTTGCGAGAATTTGTGTGGAGGTGAATCTAGCTAAACCTTTGAAAGGAACGGTGTTGATTAATGGTGAGAGATACTTCGTAGCGTATGAGGGACTATCGGAGATCTGTTCAAAGTGTGGTATCTATGGACACTTGGTACATGGTTGCCCAAAAACGATTGCGGAGCGAGTGGCAGCTTTACCAATACAGAAGGAGAGGTCAGTATCTGTTGAGCTAGCGTCCAAACAAGGACTACCAGAGCAGGAGGAGGGTTTTATTAAGGCAAGGGGATCGAGAAGAGGAGCTCCTCCGTTACTTCGGCCGGTGACTGCCATGACAAGGGAATCACATGAGGAGGTTGATAGAAATGGCCGAGGAACAAAACATATTAAGGAAACGGAGAATCTTGTGTTATCAAACAAGTACGGAAGTCTTGGTACGGATACGAACACAGGGGAACCGAGTGAGGAAGTGATCTCTGGTGAGGGAGATAAGGAGAATCAGGAGGTAAACATTCAGAATGCTAAGGGTAAGGGAACCTTACAAGAGAAGAAATCCTTAGTTTTTGGTAGCAATGGAAGTATTAATTTGAATGGAGGAAataaagagagagggaatgaaaataaaaaaataatggagGGAGTAAGAGGAAGGCCCAAAAAATCGACTAACAGGCCGGTTAGAGGATTGGTTTTTGGGCCGACTAAGGGAGAGACTAACCTGTCGACATCAGGAAAACGACTGAGAATGGAGAATAGGGATGCAGGGAGACCTGGTGAAGTTTTCAGAGATAGTGTGGAGGTCAGGGTTATGCCTAAGCTTCTTCAGCTGCGAGATGAGGGGTTAGAAAATCCGATGGAGATCATTAGAAGTGAGACAGAGAAGAAAATGGTGGAAGAACCGACGACAGTGCAGGTGGAGGAGGTAGTGGGATCCCTAGCATAA
- the LOC106444764 gene encoding notchless protein homolog, giving the protein MFLWEPSVSKQSKKRLTGHQQLVNHVYFSPDGKWVASASFDRSVRLWNGVTGQFVTAFRRHVGPVYQVSWSADSRLLLSGSKDSTLKIWEIRTKTLKQDLPGHADEFFAVDWSPDGEKVVSGGKERILKLWKG; this is encoded by the exons ATGTTCCTTTGGGAACCATCTGTTAGCAAACAATCTAAAAAGCGCTTGACTGGTCATCAGCAG CTAGTAAATCATGTCTATTTCTCACCCGATGGGAAATGGGTTGCAAGTGCTTCGTTTGATAGATCAGTTAGGTTATGGAACGGTGTCACAGGACAATTTGTTACAGCTTTCCGGCGCCATGTTGGGCCTGTTTATCAAGTCAGTTGGTCTGCAGACAGTAGATTGCTTTTGAGTGGTAGTAAAGACTCTACTCTCAAG ATTTGGGAGATTAGGACAAAAACGTTAAAACAAGATCTTCCTGGTCATGCAGACGAG TTTTTCGCGGTGGATTGGAGTCCAGATGGTGAGAAAGTAGTCTCTGGTGGTAAAGAAAGAATTTTGAAGCTATGGAAGGGTTAA